CACCAGCGTGTGCTGGCCCGCGGTAGCGCTCCAGGTGAAGGCGTAGGGCGAGGAACCATCCTCGGCCAGCTTCGCCCCGTCCACCCACAGCTCCACCTTCGCCACGCCCACGTTGTCGCTGGCGGAGGCCTGCACCGTCACGCTGCCCACGGCCACGGTGCCACCGGTGGGCTGGGTGATGGTCACGCTGGGAGCGGTGGTATCGCCGCCCTGCGTCGCTCGCGTCAGGTCCACGCGATCCGCGGTGATGACGTATCCGGACGAGCTGGCGTTCTTGCGGCCGGAGACGGTGACCTTGAGGGTATGGGAGCCCGCGCTCAGCACGGGGCTGGTCCACAGCAGCTTCTGCTCCTGGCGGGAGGTGGAATAGAAGTCCACGTCCACCGCCGTGCCGTTGTCCACCGACACCGAGGCGATGCCGTGGTGCGGGGCCGCCGAGCCGTACAGCTTCGCCTGCGTGCCGGAGAAGCGCACCACGTAGGAGGAGCCCGTGGTGTTCGAGAAGTGGTCATCGCCCTGGAACTTGCCGGTGCCGGTGCCCGCCTCCCAGGTGCCGGTGTACTCGAACTGCTCCTGGCCCGTGCCCACCACGCTGTCATTGAGCTGCACCGAGTCGCCCGTGGGGGGCGGCGGCACCGACGCCAGCGGGTAGTCGCGGATCATCGGGAGCATCGGATCGTTCGGCCCGAAGTTGAGCTCGCAGCTGGTGACGTTCGTCGCCTGCCACGTCCACACGAAGACGCCCGCCGCTCCGCCCGCGAGGTACTGCTGGAACTTCTGGCGCATGGCGTCCCGGCGCTGGGTGCGGTTCGTCCGGCAGCCGCTGTCGGCGGCGTTGATGCCCGTCTCTCCGACGATGAGCGGCTTGTTCAGCGCGTTCATCGCGTTGATGGCGGGCGTGAAGTGCGGCGAGACGATGGTGTTGCCGTTGTTGTAGTCGTAGTCGTACTCGTGGAGGCTGCCCACGTCCACGTTCGGCACGTCGTGGATGGACTGGAACCCGGACTGGCCTCCGTACGCCCACGGCGCCCACGAGCCCGAGCTGATCAGGTGGTTCGGATCGAGCTGCTTGATGGTCGTGCTGACGTCGTTGAAGAAGGCCTTCAGGGTGGTGTTGTCGGTGTCACCCGGCTCGTTGATCAGCTCCCACATGCCCACGGAGGGCGAGTTCGCGAAGCGGGTGACGACCTGCTTCACCCAGGGCACATAGTTGGTCTTGTACCCGCTGGAGTACCACGAGCTCTGCTTGCCGCTGCCGTCCGAGCCGTTGTAGCCGTCCCACTCGCCGCAGTAGCTGCGCCCATCGGCCAGGGTGAGGATCAGCTTCTGGTTGTACTTCTCGGCCGCGGCCACCACCCGCTCCAGGTTCGCCAGGCCCTGAGGCTTGAACGCCCAGGCGCGGGTGAGCCCGTTGGGTCGCAGCCCGGCGAAGAACGCATCGAGCTGCGCGTCGTTGGGGGCCGCGCCGCAGCCCGTCAGCGGGAAGGCGTTCACGCCCACCATCTGGTACGGCGCGCCATTCAGGTACAGCTGCTTGCCCTGGCGGTAGAGGAAGTTGGCCGGCGCCAGCGTGCTCGTGCCCGTGGAGAGCCCCTCCTCGCTCTCCTCCAGGGGCGCGTTGCACGCGGCCAGGAGGGACAACACGAGGAGTCCAGTGAGTCGATGACGGATGGAAAGGGTGTGCATGCGTTGCTCTCGGGTGAGGAAAAGGACCTCGCGGTCTCGCACGGGCCTGGAGCAACCGTAGTGCCAACTCCGTACTTCAATGATTTCGAGTATTTCCGGTGCGCTCTGTTCACGCCCTGTTCGCGCCCTGTCCTCTCCTCAGGACAGGACCTGTTCACTCGAGTGGACAGGTCCGGGGTAGAGCAAACCCGCCTGGAGGCTGTCTGGCTTACCGGCGGGCCCCCGCCATGCGGTGGCGGGGGCGAGGACGAGCATCCCGTGGTCCGCTACGGTGCGATCGTCACGGAGTCGAGGTTGACGTGGCCCGAGTCTCCCGAGCCGTAGACGTAGGCGAGGGTATTGGTGCCCGTGTTCAGCGGGATTCGCGCGGTGTAGGTCGACCAGGAGTTCCAGTCCGCCGTCGCGGGCAGGGTGATCTGGGTGCGCACGCCATTCACCACCATGGAGAGCGTCCGGGCCAGGCCGTCGCCGTTGCTGTACTTCAGGGTCGCGGAGTAGGTGCCCGCCGTGCTGGCCTGCACGGTGAGCGCGGTGCTCGCTCCGGAGTTCCAGTACCCGGCGACGAACCCGCGCCCGGAGTAGCCCGGGTGGTCGTTCAGGGCGAGCGCGCCCGAGGACAGCGCCGCGTCCTCCGCCTCGAGCACTCTCGTCACGGGGGGAGTGGGGGGAGTGCTCGGGGTGCCGTCGACCACGACCGTCCGCGCCACCCCGGCCGCGACGCGCACCGCGGTGTACGGACCGTAGACATCGACCCCCGTCGTCCACCCCTCGCCCGTGGCGGCCTTGAGCGCCGCGAGGTCGCCGTAGCGGGTGGGGGCCGTCCCGTTGATCCGCGCCGCCGTGCCCACCGTGGCGTTGACCTTCACGATGTAGTGGGTGAGCGCCGGGCTGAAGCTGCCGGTCTTCGCCTGGGTCTCCACGGTGACGGAGGTGCTCGTGCGCTGCGCGGTGATGCGCTGCTTGAAGAAGACCCCGTTCTCATAGGCCCGGGTCAGGCCGTCGTCGTCGTAGAGGGTGAACTCGCTCCGGGCCGTGGTGGGGAAGACCTCGAGGTCGATCTGCCTGACAGGCTTCTCGCTCACGTACTGCAGCACCTCCTGGGTCGGGAGGATGGCGCCCGCCTTGACGAACAGCGGGATGTCCTGCCAGGTGGACGCGTTGACCGGGTAGCTGAATGTGAGGGGGCCCGTGTAGACGGAGCCACGGGTGTAGTCGATCCAGGTGCCCGCGGGCAGGTACACCTGCTTGCTGGCCGCACCCTGCTCGACGACAGGCGCCACGAGCAGCGACTCGCCGAACATCCACTCGCTGGTGATGTTCGCGGCGTTCGGATCCGTGGGGTAGTCGTAGAACAGGGGCCGAACCAGACCGAGGCCCGTCTCGTGATTGATCCGCTCATGGGCATACAGGTAGGGCATCAACCGGCTGCGCAGCTCGATCGCGCCCTTGGCCGCGCTCTCCGCGGTGGCCCCGTAGACCCACGGTTGGCGCTGCTTGCCATCTACGCCGTGGACCCGGTAGATGGGCACGAACGCGCCGAACTGCATCCAGCGCGCGTAGTTCTCCGAGGACGGATCCCCGAAGAAGCCGCCGATGTCCATGCCCCATTTGCTCTCGCCGATGTTGATGCTGGTGAGCATGCGGGTGCGCTGATCGGCCATATTGCCGAATCCGGACTCGATGTCGCCGGACCACATGCCGTAGCCGTAGCGCTGGGCGCCGAGGTAGAAGTTGCGGTTGAGCGAGAACACCCGCCGGTCCGAGTAGGCCCGCTGCCCGTCATACAGCGACCGCTGCATGTTGGTGTGCTGGAGGCTGTTGAAGATGAACCCGTTCGCCTCGTCGGCCTCGTCGTTCCACCAGCCCGCGATGCCCCCATCGAACAGCGTCCGGGAGTGCTGCCAATACCAGTCACGGCACGTCTGCTTGGAGAAGTCGACGTCGTTGGCGGGCCGACCGGAGAAGTACTCCATGTAATCCGCCAGGCCCGGGTAGAAGCAGTTGTTGGTGCGCGCCCACTGTCCCTGCGCCGTGATGCCTCCGCCCGCCTTCCCGACGATCACCCGGGGCTTCATGATCCCCATCAACATGACGCCCCTGGCCGCCATGTCCCGGGCGAACGTCCCGGACGCCCCACTGGGGAACTTGTTCGGGTTCACGTTGCCGCTGGCGGAGGTCGAGTTCCACCGGAACTCGCCGTAGTCGTCCTCGCCCCAGGCCTTGAAGTCGAAGTCCAGGGTGAAGGCATCCAGGGGAATCTTCCGATCCCGGTAGCCTTGGACGATCGAAGTGACCTCCGTCTGCGTGGTGCCCCACTCGCTGTTGTTGAGCCCCAGGGCCCACTTGGGGGACATGGCGGGCTTGCCGGAGATCTCCGCGACGCCCGCCATCACCTGCCGGGGCGCACCGACCAGGACGTAGTACGCGACGTTGCGAGTCGACACGCCACTGAACTCCAGGGCGGTGTCGGTGATGGCGAAGTCCCCATCGATGGAGTCCACCAGCAACCCATAACGGTTGGTGAAGGCGAGCGGAGCCCCACCGTCCCCCTGCATGTTGGCGTTGACCCGGCCGCCGTCGTTGCGCTGCATGCCCTCGGCGAGGTTCTGCTTGGGATCCTTCTCGGCCCAGGGCACCGGGTTGCCGGTGATGCCGTAGAACGCCTGTCCGGACGCATGGTTGAACTTCACCCCGTCCGCGTACACACCCTCGGCGGCCTGCTCGCTGAGCACCAGCGCTCCCGTGGCGTCGAAGACGGAGACGCGGGCGGGATTCCGGCTGATCCTCACGGTCAGCTGCGCCGTGGTGACCACGATGGGATTGGACGCCGTGTCGGCGGAGGTGATGTTGCCCGTGGCCCACGTCTTGGCGGGATCAATGACGGCGGTGGGGGGATCGACGACGCCACCGGGGCGGTAGTCCACCTTGACGATGTCCGGGCGCAGGACCTGGACGAGGAGCCTGTCGGCGCCGACGACGAGGGTGAGGGTGTCACCCGAGAGGGACGCACTGGTGACGGACCCAAGGGCGGCCTGAGCGGGCAGGGCCGACAGGCCGATTCCGGCCATGGTGGAGAACAACGTGGCCGCGAGAAACC
This Cystobacter fuscus DSM 2262 DNA region includes the following protein-coding sequences:
- a CDS encoding TIM-barrel domain-containing protein, translated to MFESHRRRARFLAATLFSTMAGIGLSALPAQAALGSVTSASLSGDTLTLVVGADRLLVQVLRPDIVKVDYRPGGVVDPPTAVIDPAKTWATGNITSADTASNPIVVTTAQLTVRISRNPARVSVFDATGALVLSEQAAEGVYADGVKFNHASGQAFYGITGNPVPWAEKDPKQNLAEGMQRNDGGRVNANMQGDGGAPLAFTNRYGLLVDSIDGDFAITDTALEFSGVSTRNVAYYVLVGAPRQVMAGVAEISGKPAMSPKWALGLNNSEWGTTQTEVTSIVQGYRDRKIPLDAFTLDFDFKAWGEDDYGEFRWNSTSASGNVNPNKFPSGASGTFARDMAARGVMLMGIMKPRVIVGKAGGGITAQGQWARTNNCFYPGLADYMEYFSGRPANDVDFSKQTCRDWYWQHSRTLFDGGIAGWWNDEADEANGFIFNSLQHTNMQRSLYDGQRAYSDRRVFSLNRNFYLGAQRYGYGMWSGDIESGFGNMADQRTRMLTSINIGESKWGMDIGGFFGDPSSENYARWMQFGAFVPIYRVHGVDGKQRQPWVYGATAESAAKGAIELRSRLMPYLYAHERINHETGLGLVRPLFYDYPTDPNAANITSEWMFGESLLVAPVVEQGAASKQVYLPAGTWIDYTRGSVYTGPLTFSYPVNASTWQDIPLFVKAGAILPTQEVLQYVSEKPVRQIDLEVFPTTARSEFTLYDDDGLTRAYENGVFFKQRITAQRTSTSVTVETQAKTGSFSPALTHYIVKVNATVGTAARINGTAPTRYGDLAALKAATGEGWTTGVDVYGPYTAVRVAAGVARTVVVDGTPSTPPTPPVTRVLEAEDAALSSGALALNDHPGYSGRGFVAGYWNSGASTALTVQASTAGTYSATLKYSNGDGLARTLSMVVNGVRTQITLPATADWNSWSTYTARIPLNTGTNTLAYVYGSGDSGHVNLDSVTIAP
- a CDS encoding Ig-like domain-containing protein codes for the protein MHTLSIRHRLTGLLVLSLLAACNAPLEESEEGLSTGTSTLAPANFLYRQGKQLYLNGAPYQMVGVNAFPLTGCGAAPNDAQLDAFFAGLRPNGLTRAWAFKPQGLANLERVVAAAEKYNQKLILTLADGRSYCGEWDGYNGSDGSGKQSSWYSSGYKTNYVPWVKQVVTRFANSPSVGMWELINEPGDTDNTTLKAFFNDVSTTIKQLDPNHLISSGSWAPWAYGGQSGFQSIHDVPNVDVGSLHEYDYDYNNGNTIVSPHFTPAINAMNALNKPLIVGETGINAADSGCRTNRTQRRDAMRQKFQQYLAGGAAGVFVWTWQATNVTSCELNFGPNDPMLPMIRDYPLASVPPPPTGDSVQLNDSVVGTGQEQFEYTGTWEAGTGTGKFQGDDHFSNTTGSSYVVRFSGTQAKLYGSAAPHHGIASVSVDNGTAVDVDFYSTSRQEQKLLWTSPVLSAGSHTLKVTVSGRKNASSSGYVITADRVDLTRATQGGDTTAPSVTITQPTGGTVAVGSVTVQASASDNVGVAKVELWVDGAKLAEDGSSPYAFTWSATAGQHTLVAKAVDAAGNVGTSATVTVTASQQSVVVQLNDSVVGTGQEQFEYTGTWEEGTGTGKFQGDDHFSNTTGSSYVVRFSGTQAKLYGSAASHHGIASVSVDNGTAVDVDFYSATRQEQKLLWTSPVLSAGSHTLKVTVSGRKNASSSGYVITADRVDLTVLR